Within the Eucalyptus grandis isolate ANBG69807.140 chromosome 1, ASM1654582v1, whole genome shotgun sequence genome, the region ataatttttctatttgacCCGTTGCTTTATATTTGTAGAAATGCTAGACACACTTTAAAATGGTTTAAAAGGTTATTATTTCTTCAAAGCACATCAAAATGATAACAAGCTTCCTTAAACACCTGCTCCATCGTCTGATCGGCCTCCGGCACTCGGCCAAAAGAGATCTTcaaaataaattctgaaaaagaAGACGGGAAACAAgcgataaaaaataaaaaataaaaagaggtgGAAATTGGTCCAATTGGAGTTATTGACCgcgaaagaaaatataatattcaTTCCTTGAATCCATAGATCCTGCTTTTAGTATTGCCTGGTCAACACAGGACCCTTGCTAACCACGGCAGTACTTTTGTCTTTATCAAAGTATATGGGTTGAGGAGAGATCTGGTATTGCCGGGTCAATATAGGAGATAGCCAGCTGGGAGCTTCTCAAGCAACGCTGATCCAGAATTTTTTCCTCCGCATTTTCTGACTTAGTTGAGGGAAAGATTTAGAGAATTTGGAAAATGGATCACAACATTCAACTCTCTTCCttgatttattttcctaatcttCCGAGCATGCTTCGCACGTCTCGAACTTGACTAGAAGTTCTTCTAGAATTGATATTACAAGAATGCTTTTTATGTCTTGAATTGGGTATTTTAATGATTAGATTTCCGtttgtgagaaaaaaagaagaagtaataaTCATCAACTTTCAATTGGATGACAAGAAAAATCCCTAATAGAAgtccagaaaatcaaattaaaaagtgatAGTTAAATGGATATTGTGGGCAAAAGGATCATGTTTAATGAATAAGCACCGAACAAGAAATAATGTATCAAATTATAGTATTCCTATTATCATAGAAGCCATTGATCAGAATCAAGAGAGTACGAATCAATTTCAAAGCTTCTAAAGATGAAGAATTAATTctaaaaagggaaataaaagtaGTGAACAACCAAGAAAACACATTATTCATTGAATATAAAATCAAGTCCTAAAGGTGATAGGGCTTCGAtttagatattaaaaaaaagaaaaagaaaaaaaaaaccatgccAGTTAAGGGGTCCAAAACCTTCATGACCCTTTCAATTTCACACGGCAtgataaacaaagaaaaatctcaGGCCACATTTTGCGTGGAGATCCCATCCGGTGAACCAACCCCGCCCCGACCAGTCCCATCGTCAACAAGAAAGTTGGTAGGTAAAGTCCCTCACGACACACCCCATTCTCTTGCATTATTTTCGCTAACTCCACCTGTCGATCGACTAGCGGGCCTCCGTCGCAGCCCATGCCCAGTAGCCTCCAGCGACAAAGCCTTAGGAGCATCGGTCTACTtaaaccctaaaataaattgaagcTCTTGAGTGAGCCACCCGCACAGAAATTCTCCTTTATCCAGTTGAATCATAAAGAACTCGAGTAGTGCttctaaagaatttttttccttcaaaaatttaagaaagaaaCCAGTATTCTGGTCTCCTAATTGCAGTaaggtaagtgagatttttgCCCATGAAAAGCAGATTGGCTTCAAGAATTTTTCACAACACTGCTTGGTGCGGAAGCTTgatttgataccacttgttgagcTTGCATGCACTCAATATTCCtcaaaataacaatttaaaaataccttcatcattaaataaaatatttattgcCAATACACACTAATTTTACACTCACTCATTCCTCACATCACTCCCGCAACACacctaataaaaatatattttcatctaacagtttatgtttttagaataattaacgGTTTTAGAATAGTTAATGGTAGTTTCACTAAATCTCATATTAAATCATAAGTTGAGGCCTTGAGTTTTATTGCAAATAAACATACTAATTTTGCACTCACTCGTCATCtaacaattcaaatttttagaataattgtcAATTTTCTTGCTAAATTCCATGTGATAGCAGACTATGATTAGATATCTACACGTCCTCATCGTTAGAGCAGTTGACAATTATTCAGCAAGTTTGGCAAGTCGACAAGTTGCCAAACTACCGTcgctgatttttcttcaaagaaatcTAGCAAAGGGTGGAGAGGAAAAGAGGCAGTGCTTCTCGATAAACACAGGGAATAGAGGACGCTCGGtccaaaaattctttatatGGTGTTCTTAACAGAATCCTAAGCTGGAAGAAGCTGCATAATACTACTAGCACTATGATCTGAAACAATGTCGGAAGAAATGGATTCGGCTACTGTCGTTATCTTAGTTTATGTGTTTTAATCATATGACTTTTGGTCGTGTTTGAGTACAACAAAAAGTAATAGTCATCCACTTTCAATTGGATGGCACGAAAAACCCATCATAATGCCAGGTATCGAACATGTCAATTAATGAAGTGACATATGATCACGTTTAGTGAACAAGCACCGAATAAGAAAGATGTCACGTTATCATAATATCCCTGGATGGATATCATCAGCCGAAACTAAATAGACTAAAAATCAACTTCAGAACAGCAATGAAGCTTTCCACCCACACAACACCCTGACGATTACATAAAGATAGAGTACGTCAATTCTCAAGGGAAGTAAAAATGGCAAACCGACGAGAAACCACATAATGCATTGGATGGATACTATCTCAAACCAACTAGAAACCAATTTAGAGGAGAAACAACTGCATGCGTGATCGAGTGGTCGGGCCGGAACCGTCATGACCGTTTCAGTTTCACATGGTGCGATGAACAAAGAGAAAGGTCAGGCCGCAATTTGCATGGAGATTCCATTCGGAGGACCGACCGCGTCCTGACCAGCCACAGTCGTCGACATGAAACTCTTCAAGGTTAGGACCAGAGGCTTGCTCTTGTCCGGTTCAATGGCCTCGATTATATGATATCCACCCTCCATGAAATCGCTCACCACTCTCAATCCCTTCTCTTTCAACAGTTTCACTAGCTCCACCTGTCGATCGATCAGCGGGTCTCCATCGCAGCCGGTGACCAGGAGCCTCCACCCGAGCGACCTCATCTTATCCACCCCTTCCGACAGCTTGGAGCTACCGTTTACCGCTGAATTACAGTACTCGTGGTCGCGGTCAACCCCAAGCGGCAGCGACAGCTCCCACATAAGATCGATGGCCGCCAGCGGCAGTATATGGTTGTTTGCCAGCCTCAGCTCCGACGGCGTCCGCTGGGTCCCGCCGAAGAAGGGATGGTGAAGTATCAGCCCTCGGATCTTCAACGGCTCGAGGCCTTCGGGCGACGCGGATGTGCGAAGCCCTGCATGGAAGGCCAAGTTGCCGCCCGCACTGGAGCCCATGAGATAGCACGTGGAGAGATCCGCATGCTCCACAAGCCACTCGTCTCGGGCGGTTTTAATCCAGTGCAGCGCCTCCACCGCATCATCGTACGCCATGGGGAGCTGGTGCTCCGGGGCGAGGCGGTACTTCACCGACACAACAACAGCGGAGAGCTCGCGTGCAAGGGTGATGCACAGCTCGTGGAATATATTTGATGCCGGGCTGCAGAGGATGAATCCCCCGCCATGGTAGTAAACTATGAGGGGGAGTTTCTCCTCCGAGCAGGACCGTGCATGGTGGCGGGGCAGGAAGATCCTGGCCCAAGTGTTGTGGGAAGGGTTGATCGGGACGTCCTTGGAGAGGACTGGACCAGCGGACGGAATGGGGTCGGGTGAGGCGGAGGTGTCCGGAAAGACGAAGCGGTCACGGTTGAGGGTGCCGTCGGGATTGAGGGTGACCTGGACATATGCCAAGGGGTTGACGGTGAGATTGGAGGAAGCAGTTTCTGTCGACATGGTATTAAAGCACAAA harbors:
- the LOC104415608 gene encoding carboxylesterase 1, which translates into the protein MSTETASSNLTVNPLAYVQVTLNPDGTLNRDRFVFPDTSASPDPIPSAGPVLSKDVPINPSHNTWARIFLPRHHARSCSEEKLPLIVYYHGGGFILCSPASNIFHELCITLARELSAVVVSVKYRLAPEHQLPMAYDDAVEALHWIKTARDEWLVEHADLSTCYLMGSSAGGNLAFHAGLRTSASPEGLEPLKIRGLILHHPFFGGTQRTPSELRLANNHILPLAAIDLMWELSLPLGVDRDHEYCNSAVNGSSKLSEGVDKMRSLGWRLLVTGCDGDPLIDRQVELVKLLKEKGLRVVSDFMEGGYHIIEAIEPDKSKPLVLTLKSFMSTTVAGQDAVGPPNGISMQIAA